A genomic stretch from Burkholderia pyrrocinia includes:
- the iscA gene encoding iron-sulfur cluster assembly protein IscA encodes MAITLTEKAAQHVQKYLVRRGKGVGLRLGVRTTGCSGLAYKLEYVDELAPEDQVFESHGVKVVVDPKSLAYIDGTELDFAREGLNEGFKFNNPNVKDECGCGESFRV; translated from the coding sequence ATGGCAATTACACTGACCGAAAAAGCAGCACAGCACGTCCAGAAATACCTCGTCCGTCGCGGCAAGGGTGTTGGCCTGCGGCTTGGCGTTCGCACGACCGGGTGCTCGGGGCTCGCGTACAAGCTCGAGTATGTCGACGAGCTGGCTCCCGAGGATCAGGTGTTCGAGAGCCATGGCGTGAAGGTCGTCGTCGATCCGAAGAGCCTCGCGTACATCGACGGCACCGAGCTCGACTTTGCCCGCGAAGGCCTGAACGAAGGGTTCAAGTTCAACAACCCGAACGTGAAGGACGAGTGCGGCTGCGGCGAATCGTTCCGCGTGTGA
- the iscU gene encoding Fe-S cluster assembly scaffold IscU — protein MSYSNKVLDHYENPRNVGSFAKDDDTVGTGMVGAPACGDVMKLQIRVGADGVIEDAKFKTYGCGSAIASSSLVTEWVKGKTLDEALSIKNTQIAEELALPPVKIHCSILAEDAIKAAVADYKKRHDTKEGDQAAA, from the coding sequence ATGTCTTACAGCAACAAGGTTCTGGATCACTACGAAAACCCGCGCAACGTCGGTTCGTTCGCGAAGGACGACGACACGGTCGGCACGGGCATGGTCGGCGCGCCGGCCTGCGGCGACGTGATGAAGCTGCAGATCCGCGTCGGCGCGGACGGCGTGATCGAAGACGCGAAGTTCAAGACCTACGGGTGCGGTTCGGCGATCGCGTCGAGCTCGCTCGTGACCGAATGGGTGAAGGGCAAGACGCTCGACGAGGCGCTGTCGATCAAGAATACGCAGATCGCCGAAGAGCTCGCGCTGCCGCCGGTGAAGATTCACTGCTCGATCCTCGCGGAAGACGCGATCAAGGCAGCCGTGGCCGACTACAAGAAGCGCCACGACACGAAGGAAGGCGATCAGGCAGCGGCCTGA